The stretch of DNA GAGTTGAAGTAATAATCGGACAGTAACCTTGCCTTAGCAGTTTGTCTAAAGGTAAATAAGTTTCCAGTATTTTAAGTCGTAAGTCTTCTAACCAGCGAATGTAAACGATATTGCTGACAATTCCTGCAAAGTCGATATCGTAAGTCTGAATGGGTAGAGCTAGTTCTATTTCTAAGGTCTTAGTCATAGTTTGAGATAGTGACATTTATTTTCAAAGACCGATCGGTCTTTTTGTTGATAAAAAAATATGCTGTTAGAGATTTTGTTGAAGATAAACCTGTAAATGACAAATGGCTCTTTCTAAGTGAATGCCATCTCGCTCTAGTTTACTCATCATAATTGCTCCTTCTAAGGTAGAAATGATTACCGTAGCCACTACATCGGGTTCGATATGCGATCGCACTTCGCCTTTTTTGATTCCTTTAACGACAATATTGACGATTAAGCTGCGCCAAGAGTTTAAAGCTTGTAAGGCGCGATCGCGCAATGGAGAGTCAGTATCGTCGGTTTCTATTGCCGTATTTAGGATCGGACATCCTCCTGCGATCGGCGGACAGTCAATATAATCTAAATAGCTAGATACCATCGCCTGCAATCTTTCTACAGCGTTAGTTTTAGTTCTTACTGCCTGCCAGATTTTTTGACTCATTAGACTGTAAGCATAATTAAAAGCTTCCAAAGCTAAATCCTCTTTACTAGAAAAATGATTGTAAATTCCTCCTTTTTTTAAGCCAGTCGCCTGCATGATATCGGCAATAGACGAACCTGCATAACCTTTTTGGTTAAACAATTCCGCCGCCTGTCGCACAATTCTACTTTTAGTTGCCTCAGCTTTAGACATATAACAAAAATCAAAAATCAAAACTAAGATGCTTAACTTATAGAGCTTCCAGACGTTCGGCGAAGCTCAGTCGAGCCGTAATTCGAGGTATCTTAATTCTTCTGTCCACTGCTATAATTGATGACATCATTTTTAAGACCGATCGGTCTTAAAAAAAGAATATCTCAAAGCCAATTTTTTGTCTAGGCGACTTTTCAAATATTTTGCGTACTGACAAGATTGTTTGCTGTAGCGCGATCGCCAAAATATCATTAAACCTAAGCCAAGGTAGAGAAATCATCAAACGCAATATCGTTAGCATTCACCCCAACTAAAGAAACTAGCTGTTCTCCAGTATCTGCAACTTCAATTACAGTATTACCATTGCTCGTACTAACTTTAAGTTGTTCGTATTCCAAATCATCGGCTAAAACCAGGGAATCTTTACCATCTTGAAAATCAAAAACCGTGTCTGTTCCTTCTTCTTCTCTCAGCACAAATCGGTCGGCACCAATACTGCCAAACAAGCCGTCACTACCCGCACCACCATCGAGTATGTCGTTTCCAACATCGCCATCGAGTAGCACATCATCGCCGTCATTACCCCGCAGTACATCATTTCCAGAAAGACCAAGTAATATATCTTTTCCACCTTGACCGTTAATAACATCATCGGAGTTTTCAAAACCCTGAATTGTATTATCTCGGTTGTTAAGAAAAGTAACCGTATTGCGTTTAAAAATTCTATTGCGAAGTTGTTTAGCATTAAAGACATCAAAACTATCTTGGATTTGCTGGTGACCATCAAAAAGAATATTACCTAGACCAGAAGGAAGATTATCTAGGTTTTCAAGGTCAAAGTCAGACAAAATAAGCTTGGTATCTTTTACTCCTTCAAAAGTAAGTTCGAGAGCTTGTTTATTCTGAGTAAGAATGAGGTTCTCAACAGTTAGTCCTTCACCAGAAAACTGAATGGTATCAACTCGATCGATAACTTTTTGAGGCGGGTTGATTCCTTTACCTACACCACCAAAATCGGTAATAATGTCAGTGCCTTCTCCTGCGGTAATGACAAAGCGATCTTGTCCGCTGCCGCCTGTGAGATTGTCGTTGCCTTGCTGTCCGTCAATCTGGTCGTCACCAGAACCCCCATCGATGGTATCATTACCTGCCAAACCGTTAATCGTATCGTTATCAAGTGTTCCAACAAGCAGGTCATTGCCAAAAGTTGCTCGAACAGGTTCGGTTTCAAAGCCAAACACTACATAGCTTTCTCCTGCATTTTCATTGCCATTAGGATCGCCGCCATATGCTCCAATAATTAGATCATCAGTGCCATCGTTATTGACATCTCCTGCGCCACTGACTGAGATACCTAAAAAATCGGAAGAATCAGTGCCGTTAATAACGAACCCATTGCTGCCGTTGAGCGTCGATAAGTCCAAACTTGACTCGAAGCCTTTACTGCTACCAAATAATACATAACTTTTGCCATTACTGCTAATGCCCTGGGATCTGGCGAGAAATGCCCCAATAACAACATCATCAATACCATCGGCGTTAACATCCCCCGCACTGCTTACCGAACGCCCCAAACGATCGACTTCATTAATACCGTTAATGACAAAGCCATTACTGCCGTCGAGTGCCGCTAAGTCTAAACTAGGCTCAAATCCGCTCTCCCTGCCAAACACTACATAACTTGCTCCTGCGCCATAAATGTTATTGGGAGAGGCATCTTGTGCTCCAATAATAATGTCATTAATGCCGTCGCCATTGACATCTCCTGCGCTGCTTACAGAGTATCCTAGAGAGTCATACTCATTAATACCGTTAATTACAAAGCCGTTGCTACCGTCAAGTGCCGACAAGTCTAAACCAGGAGCAAATTCACTTTCACTGCCAAACACCACATAGCTTTCTCCAGCATTATTATTGTCATTAGGATCGCCACCAACAGCCCCAATAATAATGTCATCAATGCCGTCGCCATTAACATCTCCCGCGCTACTTACAGAGCGACCCAAACTATCATTAGAATCGATGCCGTTGATGACAAAGCCTTTGCTACCATCAAGTGCTGCTAACTCCAAACTAGGAGCAAATTCACTTTCACTGCCAAACACTACATAGCTTTCTCCAGCATTATTACTGCCATTAGGATCGCCACCACCTGCCCCAACAATGACATCATCAATACCATCACCGTTAACATCTCCTGCACCGCTTACAGAAAATCCTAAAGAATCGTTAGGATCGATGCCGTTAATGACAAAGCCATTGCTACCGTCTAGTGTTGACAAGTCCAAACTAGAATTAAATCCACTCTGACTGCCAAACACCACATAACTTTCTCCTGCATTTGCACTCGCATTAAAAGCTCCAATAATGATGTCATCGATGCCATCGCTGTTAACATCTCCTGCACTACTGACGGAAAACCCCGAAACATCGCCAGGAGCGATACCGTTAATGACAAAGCCATTGCTGCCGTCTAGTGCCGACAAGTTTAAACCAGGCTCAAAACTACTAGTGCTGCCAAACACCACATAGCTTTTTCCAGCAACGCCAGCTTCAGCTGCCCCAATGATAATGTCATTAATACCGTCACCATTGATATCCCCTGCGTCGCTTACAGAGATGCCCGAATAGTCGTCAGGATTGATGCCGTTAATTACAAAGCCGTTACTACCGTCGAGGTCTGTGAGATTGAAAGATGCTATGGTCATAATAAG from Myxosarcina sp. GI1 encodes:
- a CDS encoding TetR/AcrR family transcriptional regulator, with protein sequence MSKAEATKSRIVRQAAELFNQKGYAGSSIADIMQATGLKKGGIYNHFSSKEDLALEAFNYAYSLMSQKIWQAVRTKTNAVERLQAMVSSYLDYIDCPPIAGGCPILNTAIETDDTDSPLRDRALQALNSWRSLIVNIVVKGIKKGEVRSHIEPDVVATVIISTLEGAIMMSKLERDGIHLERAICHLQVYLQQNL
- a CDS encoding FG-GAP repeat protein, with protein sequence MTIASFNLTDLDGSNGFVINGINPDDYSGISVSDAGDINGDGINDIIIGAAEAGVAGKSYVVFGSTSSFEPGLNLSALDGSNGFVINGIAPGDVSGFSVSSAGDVNSDGIDDIIIGAFNASANAGESYVVFGSQSGFNSSLDLSTLDGSNGFVINGIDPNDSLGFSVSGAGDVNGDGIDDVIVGAGGGDPNGSNNAGESYVVFGSESEFAPSLELAALDGSKGFVINGIDSNDSLGRSVSSAGDVNGDGIDDIIIGAVGGDPNDNNNAGESYVVFGSESEFAPGLDLSALDGSNGFVINGINEYDSLGYSVSSAGDVNGDGINDIIIGAQDASPNNIYGAGASYVVFGRESGFEPSLDLAALDGSNGFVINGINEVDRLGRSVSSAGDVNADGIDDVVIGAFLARSQGISSNGKSYVLFGSSKGFESSLDLSTLNGSNGFVINGTDSSDFLGISVSGAGDVNNDGTDDLIIGAYGGDPNGNENAGESYVVFGFETEPVRATFGNDLLVGTLDNDTINGLAGNDTIDGGSGDDQIDGQQGNDNLTGGSGQDRFVITAGEGTDIITDFGGVGKGINPPQKVIDRVDTIQFSGEGLTVENLILTQNKQALELTFEGVKDTKLILSDFDLENLDNLPSGLGNILFDGHQQIQDSFDVFNAKQLRNRIFKRNTVTFLNNRDNTIQGFENSDDVINGQGGKDILLGLSGNDVLRGNDGDDVLLDGDVGNDILDGGAGSDGLFGSIGADRFVLREEEGTDTVFDFQDGKDSLVLADDLEYEQLKVSTSNGNTVIEVADTGEQLVSLVGVNANDIAFDDFSTLA